The stretch of DNA TGCGTCGCTTCTTTCTATAACAGTGGAGCATTCTGGCCCGATTCCAAGGGGGGAGCAAAAAAGCCCTCCGGGGGAAATGAGAATCCGGGTTCCGTTTTTACCCTTCTTATGGTATAAAATGCGCCGCTTTCCGGGGATGCCCCGAAAAGCCTAAACCCACACACGTGTCGACACGATGACCTGGGTGCCCTCAGCACAAGCTGTTGGTTGGTCATTGGGATACGTGGAGGCCTAACCCGACTTATTAAGGAACTATCATGTCCCAAGTCAACATGCGCGATATGCTGAAGGCCGGTGTGCACTTCGGTCACCAAACCCGTTACTGGAATCCGAAAATGGGCAAGTACATTTTCGGCGCGCGTAACAAGATTCACATCATCAACCTTGAAAAAACCCTGCCAATGTTCAACGAAGCTCTGACTTTCGTAGAGCGTCTGGCCCAGGGCAAAAACAAGATTCTGTTCGTCGGCACCAAGCGTTCCGCTGGCAAGATCGTTGCTGAAGAAGCAGCACGTTGCGGTTCGCCGTACGTCGATCACCGCTGGTTGGGCGGCATGCTGACCAACTACAAGACCATCCGTGCTTCCATCAAGCGTCTGCGTGACCTGGAAGTTCAGTCGGAAGACGGTACCTTCGCCAAGCTGACCAAGAAAGAGGCGCTGATGCGCACTCGCGATCTGGAAAAGCTGGATCGTAGCCTGGGTGGTATCAAGGACATGGGCGGTCTGCCTGACGCACTGTTCGTGATCGACGTTGACCACGAGCGCATCGCGATCACCGAAGCCAACAAGCTGGGCATCCCGGTCATCGGCGTTGTCGATACCAACAGCAGCCCGGAAGGCGTTGACTACATCATCCCAGGCAACGATGACGCCATCCGCGCCATCCAGCTGTACATGGGTTCGATGGCTGATGCCGTGATCCGTGGCCGCAACAACGTTGCTGGCGGCACCGAAGTATTCGCTGAAGACGCTCCAGCGCCGGCAGCTGAAGCCTGAGTAACTGACGCTTAGCGTTTACTCAGTACGCAAAAAGGGGGCTAGGCCCCCTTTTTGCCACCTCGAAAATCATTTGCCGATGGCGCCCCTGCAGTTCTTGTCATGTGTGGCGGCTATCAAGGGTTTTCGAGAGCGCAGCTCAAGAATTGATCGCCCGTTGAGTCGGGTGGAATGGTTGAAAACCTATCCAAGAGGAATTTGAAAATGGCAGAGATTACTGCAGCGTTGGTTAAAGAACTGCGCGAGCGTACCGGCGAAGGCATGATGGACTGCAAGAAAGCCTTGACCAAGGCTGGCGGCGACATCGAGAAAGCCATTGATGACATGCGCGCTTCGGGCGCCATCAAGGCTGCCAAGAAAGCAGGCAACATCGCTGCTGAAGGCGCCATTGCCATCAAGGACGACGGTAAAGCCGCCGTTCTGCTGGAAGTCAACTCGCAGACCGACTTCCTGGCTCTGCAGGACGACTTCAAGGCATTCGTTGCTGCCAGCGTCGAAAAAGCTTTCGCTGACAAGCTGACCGATGCCGCTCCGCTGATCGAAGCTCAAGAAGCCGATCGTCTGGTCCTGGTTGGCAAGACTGGCGAGAACGTCAACATCCGTCGTCTGGCTCGCGTTGAAGGTGACGTGGTCGGTACTTACCTGCACGGTAACAAGATCGGTGTTGCGGTTGTCCTGAAAGGCGGTTCCGTAGAACTGGCCAAGGACATCGCCATGCACGTGGCTGCAAGCAACCCTGAGTTCCTGCTGCCATCGCAAGTTTCCGCTGAAGCCATCGAGCGCGAAAAAGCTGTGTTCCTGCAGCTGAACGAAGACAAGATGAAAGGCAAGCCAGCCGAAATCGTTGAAAAAATGATCGGTGGCCGTA from Pseudomonas chlororaphis subsp. chlororaphis encodes:
- the rpsB gene encoding 30S ribosomal protein S2, with protein sequence MSQVNMRDMLKAGVHFGHQTRYWNPKMGKYIFGARNKIHIINLEKTLPMFNEALTFVERLAQGKNKILFVGTKRSAGKIVAEEAARCGSPYVDHRWLGGMLTNYKTIRASIKRLRDLEVQSEDGTFAKLTKKEALMRTRDLEKLDRSLGGIKDMGGLPDALFVIDVDHERIAITEANKLGIPVIGVVDTNSSPEGVDYIIPGNDDAIRAIQLYMGSMADAVIRGRNNVAGGTEVFAEDAPAPAAEA
- the tsf gene encoding translation elongation factor Ts is translated as MAEITAALVKELRERTGEGMMDCKKALTKAGGDIEKAIDDMRASGAIKAAKKAGNIAAEGAIAIKDDGKAAVLLEVNSQTDFLALQDDFKAFVAASVEKAFADKLTDAAPLIEAQEADRLVLVGKTGENVNIRRLARVEGDVVGTYLHGNKIGVAVVLKGGSVELAKDIAMHVAASNPEFLLPSQVSAEAIEREKAVFLQLNEDKMKGKPAEIVEKMIGGRISKFLAEASLVEQAFVKDPEVTVGALAKKGGAEIVSFTRFAVGEGIEKKEDNFAEEVAAQLAAAKQQ